A region of Toxorhynchites rutilus septentrionalis strain SRP chromosome 1, ASM2978413v1, whole genome shotgun sequence DNA encodes the following proteins:
- the LOC129763249 gene encoding lethal(2) giant larvae protein, with translation MLKFIRGKGQQPSAERQKLQKELFAFRRTAQHGFPHKPSALAYDPTSKLMAIGTNSGIIKVFGKPGVEFYGQHPATTNASDSIVQLLEWIPGSGRLLSLTASNQLILWEPAGAMLVPIKTLPFDGKLKKISSLCCSYMTDTVWIGTEGGNVYQFDIKSFSVREPVIYHDVVLEQLPQSYKLNPGAIESVKQLPHNHNQLLIAYNRGLVVLWDLEASNVKQSFISPGHGQSVGLFISPCGTQFTWYHADGSFATWDLDSPIPPENQKYVPYGPDPCKAIDRLIRGKRGLCELVVFSGGMPRSAYGEHQCVSVHCRDGTKVAFDFTSKVIDFFVTFNDERPEQVEVLVVLLEEELVAYDLTDETLPQINAPYLHSLHASAVTCNHLVSQLSPEIYEQIMRAGKAQLTDFSVKSWPITGGTIPEADEEERTEYDIMITGHEDGSVKFWNCSEVCLTPLLHVKTAPLFNNSDDFDNHLNNSTEQLDDGEPPFRKAGQFDPYSDDPRLAVKKVQLCPKTGTLVIAGTAGNVVVANFAGTSEESSPLKVTTMNLVSDRDGFIWKGHDQLKVKRQLLEDNQQILEGVNFTGVLQILPPAAVTCIAVQSQWNLVAAGTAHGLVLYDYLSQSPVLHKCTLNPNDLTGAGETLSRRKSFKKTLRESFRRLRKGRSTRNNRTNQTTAVTTETRPVERQIEARPVDDGMGSMVRCLTFAQTYVTNQQHTIPTLWSGTNSSCVSVFVLHVPPRQPPVQSNEAAVDGDVPPPKPITGQLAKEIQLKHRAPVIAIAVFDQHGVPLEFQSTPGPGPHKVLIASEEQFKVFSLPQLKPVNKYKLTAHEGARVRRIAFATFSCTVPAHQLQPSPTKSLAKSPSVAGTAPASASPSAEALNTSTNDTTTPSTLPELQKYTEISLLCLTNLGDCLVLSIPELRRQLNAAAVRREDINGISSLCFTNHGEALYMMSSSEVQRITLSTAKIVSPTGFVDLEDWSHAERNDDDTGPDTEEPVTPADDTPPAATAAEGATGVGAKENPIDFTTPLSVAVVSAVNGTGGGGDGLTNGTSSSGDEASPNKANETITSSIGDITIDSVRDHLNSTTTTLCSTTTEEIVGRLSVLSTHSNNVASSAKATEITSLNSSNIKDLKLVGDSTETASNSVIIKSVITTVKHGIGHVNGEHSTTTTTESSKTITSGGAGGGAGLLRKESQF, from the exons ACTGCACAGCATGGCTTCCCGCACAAACCATCGGCGCTGGCGTACGATCCGACGAGCAAGCTGATGGCGATCGGCACTAACAGTGGCATAATCAAGGTTTTCGGGAAACCCGGTGTCGAATTCTACGGACAGCATCCGGCAACGACCAATGCTTCGGATTCGATCGTCCAGCTGCTGGAGTGGATCCCCGGGAGCGGTCGGTTGCTATCGTTGACTGCCTCGAACCAGCTGATTCTGTGGGAACCAGCCGGGGCAATGCTCGTGCCAATCAAGACGCTCCCATTCGATGGTAAACTCAAGAAGATTTCATCTCTGTGCTGTTCGTACATGACCGATACGGTTTGGATTGGAACGGAAGGCGGAAATGTGTATCAGTTCGATATCAAGAGTTTTTCCGTGCGAGAGCCGGTCATCTATCACGATGTGGTTCTGGAGCAGCTCCCACAATCGTACAAGTTAAATCCCGGAGCGATCGAATCGGTTAAGCAGCTGCCACATAACCACAATCAGCTGTTAATCGCGTACAATCGAGGGCTGGTGGTACTGTGGGATTTGGAGGCGAGTAACGTGAAGCAATCGTTCATTTCCCCTGGCCACGGACAAAGTGTTGGATTGTTTATTTCCCCATGTGGAACCCAATTCACGTGGTATCACGCCGACGGATCGTTCGCCACCTGGGACCTGGACAGTCCGATTCCTCCGGAAAATCAAAAGTACGTGCCATATGGTCCGGATCCGTGCAAGGCAATCGATCGCTTGATTCGTGGAAAGCGTGGACTTTGCGAGCTAGTGGTTTTCTCTGGTGGCATGCCGCGGTCTGCATACGGAGAGCATCAGTGTGTCTCTGTGCACTGCCGAGACGGAACAAAAGTGGCGTTTGATTTCACCTCTAAGGTGATCGATTTCTTTGTCACCTTCAACGACGAACGTCCGGAGCAAGTCGAAGTTCTCGTCGTGCTACTAGAGGAGGAGCTGGTTGCGTACGATCTAACAGACGAGACGCTCCCCCAAATTAACGCACCATATCTTCATTCTCTGCACGCATCGGCTGTCACTTGTAATCATCTGGTTTCCCAACTATCACCGGAAATATACGAGCAGATCATGCGCGCCGGTAAAGCCCAGCTAACAGATTTCAGCGTCAAATCGTGGCCAATCACTGGTGGTACGATTCCCGAAGCCGACGAAGAAGAGCGTACAGAGTACGATATTATGATCACCGGCCATGAGGATGGGTCCGTTAAGTTCTGGAACTGTTCCGAGGTTTGCCTAACACCGCTTTTGCACGTCAAAACTGCCCCACTGTTCAACAACAGTGACGATTTCGACAATCACCTAAACAACTCAACCGAACAGTTAGACGATGGAGAGCCGCCATTCCGAAAAGCAGGTCAGTTCGATCCGTACTCTGACGATCCTCGCCTGGCCGTTAAAAAAGTGCAACTGTGTCCAAAAACCGGTACACTGGTGATCGCGGGCACCGCCGGTAATGTTGTGGTGGCAAACTTCGCGGGAACATCGGAAGAATCAAGCCCACTCAAGGTTACCACCATGAATTTGGTTAGTGATCGTGATGGATTCATATGGAAGGGACACGATCAGCTGAAGGTGAAGCGACAATTGCTGGaggataatcaacaaattttggaAGGCGTCAATTTCACCGGAGTGCTTCAGATACTGCCACCGGCTGCTGTGACCTGCATCGCCGTGCAGAGCCAGTGGAACCTAGTGGCCGCCGGTACAGCCCATGGGCTGGTGCTTTATGATTACCTCAGCCAGAGTCCGGTACTGCATAAGTGTACTTTGAATCCGAATG ATTTGACCGGTGCTGGTGAGACGCTATCCCGCCGAAAATCGTTCAAGAAGACACTTCGCGAATCATTCCGTCGGTTGCGCAAAGGACGGTCCACTCGGAACAACCGAACCAATCAGACAACTGCAGTGACAACAGAAACCCGTCCAGTGGAGCGCCAGATCGAGGCTCGCCCCGTTGATGACGGAATGGGTTCGATGGTTCGTTGCCTTACGTTCGCCCAGACTTATGTCACCAATCAGCAGCACACGATCCCTACCCTCTGGTCGGGAACTAATTCCAGCTGCGTTTCCGTGTTTGTGTTGCACGTTCCACCCCGACAGCCACCGGTACAGAGCAATGAAGCTGCCGTGGATGGAGACGTTCCGCCGCCGAAACCCATCACAGGACAGCTTGCGAAGGAGATCCAGCTGAAGCATCGGGCCCCGGTTATTGCGATTGCGGTCTTTGATCAG CACGGAGTTCCGCTCGAGTTCCAGTCCACGCCGGGTCCAGGACCACACAAGGTACTGATTGCTTCCGAGGAACAATTCAAAGTGTTCTCTCTACCACAGTTGAAGCCGGTGAACAAGTACAAGCTAACCGCGCATGAAGGGGCGAG AGTTCGTCGCATAGCATTTGCCACATTCTCGTGTACAGTGCCAGCGCACCAGCTGCAACCAAGTCCAACAAAGTCCCTAGCCAAGTCTCCGTCAGTAGCTGGTACGGCACCCGCGTCCGCCTCTCCTTCGGCGGAAGCATTGAACACAAGCACCAACGATACCACTACCCCCTCCACCCTACCAGAACTCCAAAAGTATACCGAAATCAGTTTGCTGTGTTTGACCAATCTAGGCGATTGTCTGGTCCTGTCAATTCCCGAGCTGCGACGTCAGCTGAATGCAGCGGCTGTGCGAAGAGAAGATATCAA TGGTATTTCCTCGCTTTGCTTCACAAACCACGGTGAAGCCCTATACATGATGTCCTCATCGGAAGTACAGCGTATCACACTATCCACCGCAAAGATTGTCTCGCCAACCGGTTTCGTCGATCTGGAAGATTGGTCCCACGCAGAACGGAACGATGACGATACAGGACCAGACACGGAAGAGCCAGTCACACCAGCGGATGATACACCTCCGGCCGCCACTGCAGCAGAAGGCGCTACTGGCGTAGGTGCAAAGGAAAATCCCATCGATTTCACGACACCTCTCTCGGTGGCCGTTGTTAGCGCTGTCAACGGAACCGGTGGCGGTGGGGACGGATTAACCAATGGCACCTCCTCCAGTGGGGACGAAGCATCGCCAAACAAGGCAAACGAAACGATTACCAGCTCGATCGGAGACATTACAATCGATTCGGTGCGAGACCACCTGAACTCGACGACGACCACCCTCTGTTCGACCACGACCGAGGAGATTGTGG GACGCCTTTCCGTGCTGAGCACTCATTCGAACAATGTGGCCTCGTCAGCCAAAGCGACCGAAATCACCTCTCTCAATTCGTCCAACATCAAGGATTTGAAACTTGTTGG CGATTCTACCGAAACGGCTTCCAATTCTGTGATCATCAAATCGGTCATCACAACTGTGAAGCACGGCATCGGTCACGTTAATGGGGAGCATAGCACGACGACAACGACGGAAAGCAGCAAAACCATCACTTCCGGTGGAGCAGGGGGAGGAGCGGGATTACTCCGGAAAGAGAGCCAGTTTTAA